A region from the Peromyscus leucopus breed LL Stock chromosome 9, UCI_PerLeu_2.1, whole genome shotgun sequence genome encodes:
- the Lrit2 gene encoding leucine-rich repeat, immunoglobulin-like domain and transmembrane domain-containing protein 2 isoform X2 yields MAFVFYCFLQVLASWDIHAAQSFCLPGCTCSEENFGRSLQCMSMSLGKIPGNFPEELKQVRIENSPLFELPQGFFANMSTLEYLWLNFNNVTVIHPGALEDLPELRELRLEGNKLRSVPWTAFRTTPLLQVLDLKHNRIDALPELALQFLTNLTYLDISSNRLTVVSKGVFLNWPVYQKRQQHGFGAEIISSTVLALHNNPWFCDCRLRGLVQFVKSTGLPFILVNSYLICQGPFSKAGQLLHETELGVCMKPKISTPSANITIQVGKNGTLQCLAQASPSPSIAWKYPLSTWREFDVLASSIAEDTILSQLVIPAAHLIDRGNYTCMAFNSIGRSSLVISLYIQPAQAMPGLHSFSISSEGSAYVDLRVVKQTVHGIVLEWLTVANIPEEQWFTLHIESDEAFRKKVVHIGPGINTYAMDDLLPATKYKACLSLRSQPSGQGQCVVFVTGKDSGGLEGRERLLHVTVVLCAVLLALPVGAYVWAAQGPYNCSEWCLCCDSFHRKTLRCPQARPQCKDSSFKDLPAVYEDGDGHRVMEGIEEIEKESNS; encoded by the exons atggcttttgttttttactgtttcttGCAAGTTCTGGCCTCTTGGGATATACATGCAGCTCAGTCTTTCTGTCTGCCAGGGTGTACCTGCTCAGAGGAGAATTTCGGCAG gaGTCTACAGTGCATGTCTATGTCTTTGGGAAAGATTCCAGGCAACTTTCCCGAAGAACTCAAGCAAGTGAGAATTGAAAACTCACCCTTATTTGAACTTCCCCAGGGGTTTTTCGCCAACATGAGTACCTTGGAATACCTTTGGCTCAACTTTAACAATGTCACTGTGATTCACCCAGGCGCCCTGGAGGATCTGCCAGAGCTGAGAGAACTGAGACTGGAGGGGAACAAACTCCGTTCAGTACCATGGACAGCATTCCGCACCACCCCTCTCCTACAGGTCTTGGATCTCAAACACAACAGGATTGATGCACTCCCTGAATTGGCTCTTCAGTTCCTAACCAACCTGACATACCTTGACATATCCTCCAATAGGCTGACAGTTGTATCCAAGGGTGTCTTCTTGAACTGGCCAGTCTATCAGAAACGCCAGCAGCATGGTTTTGGAGCTGAAATTATCTCCAGCACGGTGTTGGCACTGCACAATAATCCCTGGTTCTGTGACTGTCGTTTAAGGGGGCTTGTTCAGTTTGTCAAGTCCACTGGTCTCCCATTCATCCTAGTGAATTCTTACCTGATATGCCAAGGCCCTTTCTCTAAAGCAGGACAGCTTTTACATGAGACTGAGCTTGGTGTTTGTATGAAGCCAAAAATCTCAACCCCAAGTGCCAACATCACTATCCAGGTAGGAAAGAATGGGACCCTGCAATGCTTGGCACAAGCCAGTCCCTCACCAAGCATAGCATGGAAGTATCCTCTGAGCACGTGGAGAGAATTTGATG TGTTGGCCTCATCAATTGCAGAAGATACCATCCTGTCCCAGCTTGTCATTCCAGCAGCTCATCTGATAGACAGAGGTAATTACACTTGTATGGCCTTCAACTCCATTGGCAGAAGCTCCCTTGTCATCTCACTCTACATCCAGCCAGCCCAGGCTATGCCTGGATTGCACTCTTTTTCCATCTCCTCAGAAGGCAGTGCCTATGTTGACCTGCGGGTCGTCAAGCAGACAGTACATGGCATCGTGCTGGAGTGGCTCACAGTGGCCAACATCCCAGAGGAGCAGTGGTTCACCCTCCACATCGAATCTGATGAAGCTTTCAGGAAGAAAGTGGTCCACATAGGCCCTGGAATCAACACATATGCTATGGATGACCTCCTCCCTGCTACAAAATATAAAGCATGCCTCAGCCTGAGGAGTCAGCCCTCAGGTCAGGGCCAGTGTGTGGTCTTCGTGACAGGCAAAGACAGTGGTGGGCTGGAGGGTCGTGAGCGCCTTTTGCATGTCACTGTGGTCTTGTGTGCTGTGCTCCTGGCACTGCCTGTGGGTGCTTATGTGTGGGCTGCCCAGGGGCCATACAACTGTAGTGAGTGGTGTTTATGTTGTGACTCTTTTCACAGGAAAACCCTCAGGTGCCCCCAAGCCAGACCACAGTGCAAGGATAGTTCTTTCAAAGATCTTCCAGCTGTCTACGAGGATGGTGACGGTCACAGGGTCATGGAGGGGATTGAGGAGATAGAAAAAGAGAGTAACAGTTAA
- the Lrit1 gene encoding leucine-rich repeat, immunoglobulin-like domain and transmembrane domain-containing protein 1: MWVAVGMLWLLALGGPHQAWSFCPSQCSCSLHILSDGSKARTVVCSDPDLTLPPASIPPDTCKLRLERTAIRRVPGEAFRPLSRLEQLWLPYNALSELSALMLRGLRRLRELRLPGNRLAAFPWAALRDAPQLQLLDLQANRLSTLPPEAAHFLENLTFLDLSSNQLMRLPLELLDTWAHLKIGPFHSGHRARLVLGLQDNPWVCDCRLYDLVHLLDGWTSNLVFIEPRLRCASPRSLAGVAFSQLELRKCQSPELRPGVTSIISPLGSTVLLRCGATGIPGPEMSWRRANGQALNGTVHQEVSSDGSSWTLLDLPVVSLFDSGDYICQAKNFLGASETLISLIVTEPQTSTEYSGVPRALWARTGEGAEAAAYNNKLVARHVPHIPEPVAMATKPSVPSIKEELELQHFQMDVPGELSREQAEPQEAQMVRSLKVVGDTYHSVSLVWKAPQAGNTTAFSVLYAVFGQSDMRRVIVEPGKTSVTIEGLAPKTKYVACVCVRGLVPTKEQCVIFSTDEVVDAEGTQRLINMVVISVAAIIALPPTLLVCCGALRRRCHKCRTRGSAEATGAYVNLERLGHSEDGSELSRSSLSEADRLLSARSSLDSQVLGVRGGRRINEYFC, translated from the exons ATGTGGGTGGCTGTGGGCATGCTCTGGCTCCTTGCCCTTGGGGGACCTCACCAGGCCTGGAGCTTCTGCCCCTCTCAGTGCAGCTGCAGCCTGCACATCCTGAGTGATGGCAGCAAGGCCAG GACAGTGGTGTGCAGCGACCCTGACTTGACCTTGCCCCCAGCTTCGATTCCACCGGACACCTGCAAGCTGCGCCTGGAGCGGACGGCCATCCGTAGGGTGCCTGGAGAGGCCTTCAGGCCTCTCAGCCGCCTGGAACAGCTGTGGCTGCCTTACAATGCTCTCAGCGAGCTCAGTGCCCTCATGCTTAGGGGCCTGCGCCGCCTGCGAGAGCTGCGTCTGCCTGGGAACCGCCTGGCTGCTTTCCCCTGGGCTGCGCTCAGGGATGCTCCACAACTGCAGCTGCTCGACCTGCAGGCCAATCGCCTGTCGACCTTGCCACCTGAGGCTGCACACTTCCTGGAGAACCTTACTTTCCTGGACCTTTCCAGCAACCAGCTGATGAGGCTTCCCCTGGAGCTGCTAGACACCTGGGCTCACCTGAAGATCGGACCCTTCCATTCAGGTCACCGTGCCAGGCTAGTTCTAG GGCTTCAGGACAACCCCTGGGTATGTGACTGTCGACTCTATGACCTGGTTCATCTCCTAGATGGCTGGACTTCAAACTTGGTCTTCATTGAACCTAGACTGAGGTGTGCCAGCCCACGAAGCCTGGCGGGAGTGGCCTTTAgccagctggagctgagaaagtGTCAGAGCCCAGAGCTCCGTCCAGGGGTAACCAGCATCATATCCCCTTTGGGTAGCACAGTATTGCTACGTTGTGGAGCAACTGGGATCCCAGGTCCTGAGATGAGCTGGAGGAGAGCCAATGGACAAGCACTCAATGGCACAG TGCACCAGGAAGTCTCCAGCGATGGCTCAAGCTGGACTTTGCTGGATCTGCCTGTTGTGTCTCTCTTTGACTCTGGAGACTACATCTGCCAGGCCAAGAACTTTCTAGGAGCTTCTGAAACACTTATCTCCTTAATTGTCACCGAGCCCCAGACTTCTACAGAGTACAGCGGGGTTCCAAGGGCCCTGTGGGCAAGGACAGGGGAGGGGGCCGAAGCTGCTGCTTACAACAACAAGCTGGTGGCCAGGCATGTTCCCCACATTCCTGAGCCTGTAGCCATGGCCACCAAGCCCTCAGTGCCCAGCATAAAAGAGGAGCTGGAGCTCCAGCACTTTCAGATGGATGTCCCAGGAGAGCTCTCCAGAGAGCAAGCAGAGCCGCAGGAGGCCCAGATGGTCAGGTCTCTCAAGGTGGTAGGAGATACTTACCACAGCGTGTCACTGGTGTGGAAAGCCCCTCAGGCTGGGAACACAACTGCCTTTAGTGTCCTTTACGCCGTCTTTGGGCAGAGCGACATGCGAAGGGTGATTGTGGAGCCTGGGAAGACTAGTGTCACCATCGAGGGGCTTGCTCCAAAGACCAAGTAcgtggcatgtgtctgtgtgcggGGCCTAGTGCCTACGAAGGAGCAGTGTGTCATCTTCTCTACTGACGAGGTGGTAGATGCAGAGGGCACCCAGCGGCTCATCAACATGGTGGTGATCAGCGTGGCAGCCATCATCGCGCTGCCTCCCACCCTGCTCGTCTGCTGCGGGGCGCTCCGAAGACGCTGCCACAAGTGCCGCACACGGGGCTCTGCAGAGGCGACTGGTGCCTACGTTAATTTGGAAAGACTGGGCCACAGCGAGGATGGTTCAGAGCTGTCCAGGAGCAGCCTCAGCGAGGCAGATAGGCTTCTCTCAGCACGCTCCAGCCTGGACTCCCAGGTCTTGGGAGTCAGGGGTGGCAGGCGTATCAATGAGTACTTCTGCTGA
- the Lrit2 gene encoding leucine-rich repeat, immunoglobulin-like domain and transmembrane domain-containing protein 2 isoform X1, whose product MAFVFYCFLQVLASWDIHAAQSFCLPGCTCSEENFGRSLQCMSMSLGKIPGNFPEELKQVRIENSPLFELPQGFFANMSTLEYLWLNFNNVTVIHPGALEDLPELRELRLEGNKLRSVPWTAFRTTPLLQVLDLKHNRIDALPELALQFLTNLTYLDISSNRLTVVSKGVFLNWPVYQKRQQHGFGAEIISSTVLALHNNPWFCDCRLRGLVQFVKSTGLPFILVNSYLICQGPFSKAGQLLHETELGVCMKPKISTPSANITIQVGKNGTLQCLAQASPSPSIAWKYPLSTWREFDGKPHLLCSSFHPVLASSIAEDTILSQLVIPAAHLIDRGNYTCMAFNSIGRSSLVISLYIQPAQAMPGLHSFSISSEGSAYVDLRVVKQTVHGIVLEWLTVANIPEEQWFTLHIESDEAFRKKVVHIGPGINTYAMDDLLPATKYKACLSLRSQPSGQGQCVVFVTGKDSGGLEGRERLLHVTVVLCAVLLALPVGAYVWAAQGPYNCSEWCLCCDSFHRKTLRCPQARPQCKDSSFKDLPAVYEDGDGHRVMEGIEEIEKESNS is encoded by the exons atggcttttgttttttactgtttcttGCAAGTTCTGGCCTCTTGGGATATACATGCAGCTCAGTCTTTCTGTCTGCCAGGGTGTACCTGCTCAGAGGAGAATTTCGGCAG gaGTCTACAGTGCATGTCTATGTCTTTGGGAAAGATTCCAGGCAACTTTCCCGAAGAACTCAAGCAAGTGAGAATTGAAAACTCACCCTTATTTGAACTTCCCCAGGGGTTTTTCGCCAACATGAGTACCTTGGAATACCTTTGGCTCAACTTTAACAATGTCACTGTGATTCACCCAGGCGCCCTGGAGGATCTGCCAGAGCTGAGAGAACTGAGACTGGAGGGGAACAAACTCCGTTCAGTACCATGGACAGCATTCCGCACCACCCCTCTCCTACAGGTCTTGGATCTCAAACACAACAGGATTGATGCACTCCCTGAATTGGCTCTTCAGTTCCTAACCAACCTGACATACCTTGACATATCCTCCAATAGGCTGACAGTTGTATCCAAGGGTGTCTTCTTGAACTGGCCAGTCTATCAGAAACGCCAGCAGCATGGTTTTGGAGCTGAAATTATCTCCAGCACGGTGTTGGCACTGCACAATAATCCCTGGTTCTGTGACTGTCGTTTAAGGGGGCTTGTTCAGTTTGTCAAGTCCACTGGTCTCCCATTCATCCTAGTGAATTCTTACCTGATATGCCAAGGCCCTTTCTCTAAAGCAGGACAGCTTTTACATGAGACTGAGCTTGGTGTTTGTATGAAGCCAAAAATCTCAACCCCAAGTGCCAACATCACTATCCAGGTAGGAAAGAATGGGACCCTGCAATGCTTGGCACAAGCCAGTCCCTCACCAAGCATAGCATGGAAGTATCCTCTGAGCACGTGGAGAGAATTTGATGGTAAGCCACAT CTGCTTTGTTCTTCTTTTCACCCAGTGTTGGCCTCATCAATTGCAGAAGATACCATCCTGTCCCAGCTTGTCATTCCAGCAGCTCATCTGATAGACAGAGGTAATTACACTTGTATGGCCTTCAACTCCATTGGCAGAAGCTCCCTTGTCATCTCACTCTACATCCAGCCAGCCCAGGCTATGCCTGGATTGCACTCTTTTTCCATCTCCTCAGAAGGCAGTGCCTATGTTGACCTGCGGGTCGTCAAGCAGACAGTACATGGCATCGTGCTGGAGTGGCTCACAGTGGCCAACATCCCAGAGGAGCAGTGGTTCACCCTCCACATCGAATCTGATGAAGCTTTCAGGAAGAAAGTGGTCCACATAGGCCCTGGAATCAACACATATGCTATGGATGACCTCCTCCCTGCTACAAAATATAAAGCATGCCTCAGCCTGAGGAGTCAGCCCTCAGGTCAGGGCCAGTGTGTGGTCTTCGTGACAGGCAAAGACAGTGGTGGGCTGGAGGGTCGTGAGCGCCTTTTGCATGTCACTGTGGTCTTGTGTGCTGTGCTCCTGGCACTGCCTGTGGGTGCTTATGTGTGGGCTGCCCAGGGGCCATACAACTGTAGTGAGTGGTGTTTATGTTGTGACTCTTTTCACAGGAAAACCCTCAGGTGCCCCCAAGCCAGACCACAGTGCAAGGATAGTTCTTTCAAAGATCTTCCAGCTGTCTACGAGGATGGTGACGGTCACAGGGTCATGGAGGGGATTGAGGAGATAGAAAAAGAGAGTAACAGTTAA